The DNA sequence GCTAAAACCATTAATCATTCAATTTTCATTGAATTCTAAAAACAAAAAAATGAAAAATCTAGCAATAGCACTGTTCTCCATTGGCATATTAAATTGGTGCGGTGCGCAAACAATAACACAGACCGTAAAGGGTTCCGTTACAGATGAGAACACATCCGAAGCTTTAATCGGGGCGACGATAACATTAGTGGGTTCTGACCCAATACTGGGTACCATAACCGATTTTGAGGGTGCCTTTGCACTAGCTGAAGTGCCTGTTGGAAGACAAGATTTTGAGGTGCGCATGATTGGCTATGAAAGTTATCTCGTTTCTGAAATTTTGGTCGGTTCAGGAAAAGAAGTGGTTCTTGACATAACGCTAACGCCACTGACCACAAATCTTGATGAGGTTGTTGTGGCCTATCGCAGAAATAAAGAGAAGCCCATAAACACAATGGCCGCACTAAGTACACGTCAGTTTACCGTTGAAGAGACCCAACGCTACGCAGGAGGTCTTAATGATCCGGGACGATTGGTATCCTCTTTTGCCGGTGTTGCGGCACCTTCGGTGAGCAGCAACGGAATCTCTATTCGTGGCAATAGTCCGTCAGGATTGTTATGGAGGATTGAAGGAGTTGAAGTGCCCAGTCCGAATCACTTCGCTGATTTGACCATCGCTGGTGCGGGGGCGTTGACGGTATTGAGCAGTCAAGTGATGGGAAACAGTGATTTTTACACTGGTGCATTTCCATCTGAATATGGTAACGCCACTTCGGGAGTTTTTGATATCAATTTAAGAAAGGGCAATTCCACAAATAGGGAGTATACCTTTCAAGCCAGTCTGCTCGGCCTGGATTTTGCTACTGAAGGGCCGTTCACAGAAGATGGAGATGCTACCTACCTATTCAATTACCGATATTCAACACTTGGTCTTATAGGCGCTTTTTTGCCTAGTGATGCAGGGGTGTTAAAATATCAAGACCTATCGTTCAAGCTTAACATGCCGACCAAAAATTCTGGCACGTTCTCATTTTGGGGTGTTGGGGCTTATGATGGTGTGGATACCGAAGCTGAAGATATGGAAGAGTGGGAGTCAAGGTCAGACCGTGAGAACTCTCAGACCTCACTATACATGTTCGCATCAGGGTTGAACCACAAACATGTGCTCAGACCCAGGTCTGTCATAAATTCAACCTTGTCCATAGCAGGCAATGGTACTTCATTCAAAGAACAGTACGTTGCTGATAACTTGAGCACTATCCCACAATCTGATGCGCGCAAGAATAATTACAAGCTCACCTTGCAGTCGAATCTCACTTCTTTTTTCAATGAAAGGCATACGAATAGATCCGGTTTCTATCTTAATTGGCTTGCCTACGATTTGCAAGTAGATGATGCTGAAACCGTTCAATCTTTGCCTAGAACAATCGTTGATGAGGATGGACAATCTTATCTACTTCAATTTTATAGCCAATCAAAATTTGATTTATCGACAAGATGGACTTTGACTGCTGGATTTCATTCCCAGTACTTCGGTCTGAACAAGGAATTTACTTTGGAACCTCGGGTTTCTTTAGACTATAAATTGGGAGATAAGAGCAATTTGGCCTTAGGTTATGGTTTGCACAGTAGCATTGAACCATTGTCAATTTATTTTGTAAGGGACGAAGATGGGTTTC is a window from the Muricauda sp. SCSIO 65647 genome containing:
- a CDS encoding TonB-dependent receptor, encoding MKNLAIALFSIGILNWCGAQTITQTVKGSVTDENTSEALIGATITLVGSDPILGTITDFEGAFALAEVPVGRQDFEVRMIGYESYLVSEILVGSGKEVVLDITLTPLTTNLDEVVVAYRRNKEKPINTMAALSTRQFTVEETQRYAGGLNDPGRLVSSFAGVAAPSVSSNGISIRGNSPSGLLWRIEGVEVPSPNHFADLTIAGAGALTVLSSQVMGNSDFYTGAFPSEYGNATSGVFDINLRKGNSTNREYTFQASLLGLDFATEGPFTEDGDATYLFNYRYSTLGLIGAFLPSDAGVLKYQDLSFKLNMPTKNSGTFSFWGVGAYDGVDTEAEDMEEWESRSDRENSQTSLYMFASGLNHKHVLRPRSVINSTLSIAGNGTSFKEQYVADNLSTIPQSDARKNNYKLTLQSNLTSFFNERHTNRSGFYLNWLAYDLQVDDAETVQSLPRTIVDEDGQSYLLQFYSQSKFDLSTRWTLTAGFHSQYFGLNKEFTLEPRVSLDYKLGDKSNLALGYGLHSSIEPLSIYFVRDEDGFQPNKDLDLMKSNHFVLSFNTKISDKVRLSIEPYYQSLYDVPVEPNGYISTLNVEDNLFFDSALVSEGTGRNIGVDLTLERYLNNGFYYLFTTSIFDSKYTANDGIERNTRYNKNYVLNAVFGKEWQVGKNRNNTFGANFRLNYLGGNRIEAIDSEASIMSQDVVYGETGNQISFSEKHKDLPIGSFTLTYRKNRPSHSSVWSLQVLNAGATEEFQTDVFNTNTQNIERKFSGIVIPNISYKIEF